The following proteins come from a genomic window of Malus domestica chromosome 02, GDT2T_hap1:
- the LOC103448333 gene encoding early nodulin-93-like isoform X1, which translates to MARNLPQSPYEKTSIDQLALAKHCSREGVKAGAKAAVVATIATAIPTLVSVRMLPWARTNLNPTAQALIISTVAGMAYFIVADKTVLATARRNSFNQVAHHEA; encoded by the exons ATGGCAAGAAATCTGCCTCAGTCTCCCTATGAGAAGACCTCAATTGACCAGTTGGCCTTGGCTAAGCACTGCTCTCGCG AAGGTGTAAAAGCGGGAGCTAAGGCAGCTGTTGTTGCTACCATTGCCACAGCCATTCCAACT CTGGTTAGTGTGAGGATGCTGCCTTGGGCAAGAACCAATCTCAACCCCACTGCTCAGGCCCTCATAATCTCCACAG TGGCTGGAATGGCATACTTCATCGTGGCTGACAAGACTGTTTTGGCAACGGCAAGAAGGAACTCATTCAATCAAGTGGCTCACCATGAAGCATGA
- the LOC103448333 gene encoding early nodulin-93-like isoform X2, translated as MARNLPQSPYEKTSIDQLALAKHCSRGVKAGAKAAVVATIATAIPTLVSVRMLPWARTNLNPTAQALIISTVAGMAYFIVADKTVLATARRNSFNQVAHHEA; from the exons ATGGCAAGAAATCTGCCTCAGTCTCCCTATGAGAAGACCTCAATTGACCAGTTGGCCTTGGCTAAGCACTGCTCTCGCG GTGTAAAAGCGGGAGCTAAGGCAGCTGTTGTTGCTACCATTGCCACAGCCATTCCAACT CTGGTTAGTGTGAGGATGCTGCCTTGGGCAAGAACCAATCTCAACCCCACTGCTCAGGCCCTCATAATCTCCACAG TGGCTGGAATGGCATACTTCATCGTGGCTGACAAGACTGTTTTGGCAACGGCAAGAAGGAACTCATTCAATCAAGTGGCTCACCATGAAGCATGA
- the LOC103452268 gene encoding early nodulin-93-like, translated as MAKSMAQSPFENTSIDKLAMAKRCSHEGAKAGAKAAVVATIATAIPTLASVRMLPWARANLNPAAQALIISTVAGMAYFIVADKTILATARRNSFNQVARHEA; from the exons ATGGCAAAAAGCATGGCTCAGTCTCCCTTTGAGAATACCTCAATTGACAAACTAGCCATGGCTAAGCGTTGTTCTCATG AGGGTGCAAAAGCAGGAGCTAAGGCAGCTGTTGTTGCCACCATTGCCACTGCTATTCCAACT CTGGCTAGTGTGAGGATGCTACCTTGGGCAAGAGCGAATCTCAATCCCGCTGCTCAGGCCCTCATAATCTCCACAG TGGCTGGAATGGCATATTTCATCGTGGCTGACAAGACTATTTTGGCAACTGCAAGAAGGAACTCGTTCAATCAAGTGGCTCGCCATGAAGCATGA
- the LOC103448350 gene encoding protein kinase PINOID 2-like, protein MAAMTTKDESEYDSSCSSITVPDSSRSWMSNLSFSSRRPSSVSVCSSATEACLHSSAHKPHKANQAAWEAMRRLRSSKGRVGLEHFRLLRRLGSGDIGNVYLCQIRNPVVGLPQCFYAMKVVDREALAIRKKLHRAEMEKEILDMLDHPFLPTLYAEFDASHYSCLVMEFCPGGDLYVARQGLPRKCFSISSARFYAAETLLALEYLHMMGIVYRDLKPENVLVREDGHIMLSDFDLSLKCDVVPKLLRRKSELESNQKSAKSSSMSYCAAAPMQPVLSCFSASHKEKKGTVTTITEQVGAGNHVNHDHHDTNHDYDDDYQELNPEMVAEPIHARSKSFVGTHEYLAPEVISGQGHGSAVDWWTFGVFLYEMLYGRTPFKGENNEKTLINILKQPLRFPRVVVSSSKELEEMVKVQDLISKLLVKNPKKRIGSLKGSVEIKRHDFFKGVNWALIRSVRPPHVPNSDLHNKIRNNRVNYLPKLSKKERDEPFQIPHHVEYF, encoded by the exons ATGGCAGCCATGACAACCAAAGATGAATCGGAATATGATAGCAGTTGCTCATCCATAACGGTTCCGGACTCGAGCCGGAGCTGGATGAGCAACCTGAGCTTCAGCAGCCGCCGCCCGAGTTCGGTCTCCGTCTGCTCCTCCGCCACGGAAGCCTGCCTGCATTCCTCGGCTCACAAGCCCCACAAGGCCAACCAAGCTGCATGGGAAGCCATGAGGCGGCTCCGCAGCTCTAAAGGCCGAGTTGGGCTAGAACATTTTCGTCTCCTCCGCCGGCTCGGCAGCGGAGACATAGGAAATGTGTATCTTTGCCAGATAAGAAACCCGGTGGTGGGTTTGCCGCAGTGCTTTTATGCCATGAAAGTGGTGGACAGAGAAGCACTTGCTATAAGGAAGAAGCTGCACAGAGCTGAGATGGAGAAGGAGATTCTGGACATGCTTGATCACCCTTTTTTGCCTACTCTCTACGCTGAGTTTGATGCTTCTCACTACTCATGCTTGGTTATGGAGTTTTGCCCCGGCGGTGACTTGTATGTCGCCCGGCAAGGCCTCCCCCGAAAATGCTTCAGCATCTCATCTGCTAG GTTTTACGCGGCGGAGACGCTGTTAGCTCTAGAGTATCTGCACATGATGGGGATTGTTTACAGAGACTTGAAGCCCGAAAATGTGCTGGTTAGAGAGGATGGACACATCATGCTCTCAGATTTTGATCTCTCCCTCAAATGCGACGTGGTTCCGAAATTGCTCAGGCGAAAATCAGAGTTAGAATCGAACCAGAAGAGCgcaaagagctcatcaatgtcGTATTGTGCTGCTGCCCCCATGCAGCCTGTGCTCTCTTGCTTTTCTGCATCCCATAAGGAAAAGAAGGGCACAGTCACAACCATAACAGAACAAGTTGGTGCTGGTAATCATGTTAATCACGATCATCATGATACTAATCATGATTATGATgatgattatcaagaacttaacCCGGAAATGGTGGCCGAACCAATCCACGCTAGGTCCAAGTCATTTGTGGGGACCCACGAGTACTTGGCGCCAGAGGTGATATCAGGGCAAGGCCATGGAAGCGCGGTGGACTGGTGGACTTTTGGAGTGTTTTTGTATGAAATGTTATACGGGCGGACGCCTTTCAAAGGCGAAAACAACGAGAAAACCCTAATCAACATACTCAAGCAGCCATTAAGGTTTCCAAGAGTTGTGGTCAGCAGCAGTAAAGAGCTTGAGGAGATGGTCAAAGTTCAAGACTTGATTAGCAAGCTATTGGTGAAGAATCCCAAAAAGAGAATTGGAAGCTTAAAGGGATCTGTGGAGATCAAAAGGCATGATTTCTTTAAGGGTGTGAATTGGGCTTTGATTAGGTCAGTTAGGCCTCCTCATGTCCCTAATAGCGATTTGCATAATAAGATTAGGAATAATAGAGTAAATTACTTGCCTAAGTTAAGCAAGAAGGAGAGGGATGAACCGTTTCAGATCCCTCATCATGttgaatatttttaa
- the LOC103452285 gene encoding receptor-like serine/threonine-protein kinase SD1-8 codes for MKTSRTFSLLLCTFTCFFVRLSHASDTLSHGQFLYSNQTLVSAGGVFELGFFSSPSSPNTYLGIWFKNDKNQKPVWVANRNSPLMDSVGTGGSSEVYLTIRYDGNMVILDRRGTPFIVNYGAVAPGKNTTATILDSGNLVLMEGGDTFWQSFYYPTDTFLPGMKLGLFNINTEESRIQYLVSWSSTSDPTDGPYALGIDRVNHTQFNVWRSDGAYQQIGFWDGHEFHLFFKSKSDNLNYSFVWHSNEIYLTFSNKNSSMPSWFVVASDGLIDEFMMVGNEITIVDYSLCNDTMARSSNGCLVRTPSSCSDGDNFSRVTGMLPSSLFLSWPIRIDPYDCEILCRNNCSCVAYTYDSLPDDGTLCQLYYGNKTDLQKIVRTGNSTIYVRTNASKSDSKLLAVTIMVIPLVLFILILLLWIKCNSLGIYGFRSGTRDSMRLLLSQLSADDNASGPNLIEFGKQKDHELPLLSFSFIVKSTNNFSLANKLGQGGFGPVYKGKLQQHDIAVKRLSKSSGQGPVEFKNEVQLISKLQHRSLVKLLGCCIHREEKILIYEYMPNKSLDSFLFDQSRRRLLNWRQRIHIIEGIAQGLLYLHKYSRLRIIHRDLKISNILLDAHMNPKISDFGLARILSGNECRAKTNRVVGTFGYMSPEYLMHGLFSTKSDVFSFGVIVLEIVSGRKNANFYESDHSLNLLGHAWNLWKSGQAAELMDSTLADSSSMKSLVLCIQVGLLCVQDCAEDRPTMSDVVSMLSNEGATLPNPKQPTYSNLTTEVDKPLMVDNQPLNRLPSVNLLTFSEVEAR; via the exons AATTCTTGTACAGCAATCAAACCTTGGTTTCCGCCGGCGGAGTGTTTGAGCTAGGCTTTTTCAGCTCCCCCTCTTCGCCAAACACGTACTTGGGAATCTGGTTCAAGAATGACAAGAACCAAAAGCCAGTTTGGGTTGCAAACAGAAACAGCCCCCTCATGGATTCCGTTGGAACGGGGGGTTCCTCCGAAGTATATCTCACCATCCGGTATGATGGGAACATGGTGATCCTTGACAGAAGAGGCACTCCATTTATTGTGAATTATGGAGCAGTTGCACCAGGGAAAAACACAACTGCAACGATTCTTGACTCGGGAAATCTTGTTCTGATGGAAGGAGGAGACACGTTTTGGCAGAGTTTCTATTACCCGACGGATACATTTCTTCCTGGAATGAAGTTGGGGTTGTTCAACATAAACACTGAGGAGTCGAGGATACAGTATCTTGTGTCCTGGTCAAGCACTTCTGACCCTACTGATGGTCCTTATGCTCTAGGCATTGATCGAGTGAACCACACTCAGTTCAACGTCTGGCGCAGCGATGGAGCTTACCAACAGATTGGATTTTGGGATGGCCATGAATTCCATTTATTCTTCAAAAGCAAGTCGGATAATCTCAACTACAGTTTCGTTTGGCATAGTAACGAGATTTATCTTACTTTTAGCAATAAAAATAGTAGCATGCCTTCATGGTTCGTGGTAGCCTCGGATGGGCTGATTGATGAGTTCATGATGGTAGGAAATGAGATTACGATTGTTGATTATTCACTATGCAATGACACAATGGCACGCAGTTCTAATGGCTGTTTGGTGCGGACGCCATCATCTTGCTCAGATGGAGATAATTTCTCACGTGTCACAGGAATGCTGCCGagttcattgtttttaagttgGCCAATTCGGATAGATCCCTATGACTGTGAGATACTGTGCAGGAACAATTGCTCATGTGTTGCATATACATATGATTCCTTGCCGGATGATGGAACTCTATGTCAACTTTATTATGGAAATAAAACCGATCTTCAAAAAATCGTCAGGACAGGAAACAGCACCATCTATGTGCGTACTAACGCCTCTAAATCCG ATAGTAAGCTGTTGGCTGTCACAATTATGGTGATTCCTTTGGTGTtgttcattttaatcttattgcTGTGGATAAAGTGCAACTCTTTAG GAATTTATGGATTCCGCAGTGGCACGAGAGATAGTATGAGGCTATTACTGTCGCAGTTGAGTGCCGATGATAATGCCAGCGGTCCAAATCTTATAGAATTTGGAAAGCAGAAGGATCATGAGTTGCCACTGCTTAGCTTTTCATTCATAGTGAAATCCACTAATAATTTCTCTCTTGCAAATAAGCTTGGGCAAGGTGGTTTCGGGCCTGTTTATAAG GGCAAATTACAACAACATGACATTGCAGTCAAAAGGCTATCCAAAAGTTCTGGACAAGGACCGGTGGAGTTCAAGAACGAGGTGCAGTTAATCTCTAAGCTCCAGCACAGAAGTCTTGTGAAGCTTTTGGGTTGTTGCATTCATCGAGAAGAAAAGATACTAATATACGAGTACATGCCCAATAAAAGCTTGGATTCCTTCCTTTTCG ATCAATCAAGGCGAAGGCTTTTAAATTGGAGACAGCGCATACACATAATCGAAGGGATTGCTCAAGGGCTTCTTTATCTTCACAAGTACTCTAGATTAAGAATTATTCATCGAGATCTGAAAATTAGCAACATCTTATTGGATGCTCACATGAACCCCAAGATTTCAGACTTTGGCTTGGCTAGAATTTTATCTGGGAATGAATGTCGAGCCAAAACAAATCGGGTTGTTGGAACATT TGGCTACATGTCTCCTGAGTATTTGATGCACGGCCTTTTCTCAACTAAATCCGATGTGTTCAGCTTTGGAGTCATTGTATTGGAGATTGTAAGCGGTAGGAAGAACGCAAATTTTTATGAGTCAGATCATTCCCTGAACTTACTAGGACAT GCTTGGAACTTATGGAAATCTGGGCAAGCGGCGGAGCTTATGGATTCGACATTGGCAGATTCAAGTTCAATGAAAAGCCTTGTGCTCTGCATTCAGGTGGGTCTTTTATGTGTCCAAGACTGTGCAGAAGATAGGCCAACCATGTCGGATGTTGTTTCGATGTTGAGCAATGAAGGAGCAACTTTACCTAACCCTAAGCAGCCTACGTATTCGAATTTAACGACAGAGGTTGATAAACCATTAATGGTTGACAATCAACCATTAAATCGATTGCCTTCTGTAAATCTATTAACATTTTCGGAAGTAGAAGCACGTTAA